The Rosa rugosa chromosome 3, drRosRugo1.1, whole genome shotgun sequence sequence CCACTCTAGAAAATCATATGATATCTAATTCCAAATCAAATTTTGTGGGCGGTCATTAAAATCGTCAccgagagagtttttttttttttttttttttaacattaaaAAGGATTGGACCCTTGATCTAGCTGTTAGAATGTTCTCACTCTTTAATTATTTGGACTAACTCAAAAGACTAATATCACCTCAGATTAGTAGTGAAATTGATCATCATAAAAACGCTTTGAATAAATTTTATACATTAGGGATTGACTGATGGTCACTGACATAGTTTATCTTTCCATAAACGATATTTCATCAAATATATTGGCCTTCCTCCTTTTGACAAAGTAATAAGGTCAAAACATTCAATTtcatttcagaaaaaaaaaaaaaaaaaaaggaagaggaaAGTATTGGTGTCAAATTTCATACGGTAAATGTGACTCGTGTCATTACAACCCCATTATAACTCTTCTCAATTGCTCGAAATCTGCTACATATGtattatttatatattatattattgtAGATTGTAAAATTTTGAATAACACTTTGAGGTCGAAACTTAGACCAACGATTTAAGTACACGAGTTAAAACTCAGTAAAATCTCAAAAGGAAAACTATAAATGATAGTACAAGCATGAAAACAAGCGCCTATTTTGCGGCAATCCTAGTCAAACACTacgaaaacaaaaaaccaaaaaacaaaaaacatgaaATTATTTTAAATTATAATAAATGACGTAAGCGATGAAAAGGCACGGAGAAGACGGGATTGCCAAGCTGTTGACTAACGGCGGCTTAATGGAGACTACTGGACCCGAACCAAAACCCCTAAATATTTTCTCCCGCAATTTTGGACATTTTCGGACCCATCATGGACCCCTATAAATACCCCCAACCAAAAATTCACAACAATCCAATTCACCAAACTCTCTCTCCCTTTTTCTCTATCATACTCATACTCAGtccaaatcaaaattcaaagaatcacagagagagagagagagagagagagagaccatgGTGGACGAAGCAGGCCTCGCTCGTCGGCTCTGGATCAAGTTCAAAGACGACTCCGTCTTCGCTCTCTACACTCCCTTCTTCGTCGGCCTCGCCTCCGCCACTCTCGACTCTCACACCTTCCGCCATTTCGTCGCTCAGGACCTCCATTTCCTCAAAGCCTTTGCTCAAGCGTAAGCAGCTTTTCGATCAAATTCGTTTCAAGCTTGTCGTTTCTTGCTCTACTCGTCGATCACTGAATCTTTGATTttccggttttttttttttttttcaggtacGAATTGGCGGAGGATTGcgccgacgacgacgacgacaagGCCGGCATACGCGCTTTGAGGAAGCGCGTTCTCCAGAGGCTTCAATTGCACGATAAACTAATCCGAGTAATTAATCAATCTTTAATTGGAAATTCTTGTTGACTTGTGTTTGTTCGTTTGGTTAATGTGATGCAATGTATTCTAATTAACTGGTTATGTGCTTGCTAAGCTAAGAATTTGTGGACTAAGTTGAAGAATGTTGGACTATCGAATCCGTaattagtggagttttggtgtTTATGTGATGTAATTATGCAAGAATAGTTGCAGGAATGATGACGTTTATCATTTTATATGTAATTATTGAGGTCACTGGTACTATTGGACTCATAGCCATCATATTCATTGCCATATTGGATGAGTAATTATGTTGTACTGTTGTTatctttttggtttttttaACCGAAAGAAGAATGATGATCTTGAATTCTTGATCATTTATTCTAGAAGCAGGAATAGTATTTAGACATATGCCATTACTATTCACAAGAGTTTCACTTTGCTTGTTGTAATGTCCTGTTTCTTTTAGCTTCAATTTGTATTCTTGTTAGTTATATAGTTGGATGAACACGATGTGCAGGATTGGGGAATTGAAGTCCCAGATGAGGGTGTTTCTAATGATGCAGCAACCAAATACACAGATTTCTTGCTTGCAACAGCATCAGGGAAAGTTGAAGGAGGAAGAGTTCCGGGTAAAATTGCTACACCATTTGAAAAGACAAAACTTGCTGCTTATACACTTGCTGCTGTGGCTCCTTTTATGAGACTCTATGCGTATATTAGCAATGAGATTCAGGGTATTCTGGATCCTGATGATAATAGTCACATCTATAGAAGGTGGATAGACAGTTTCTCGTCTAAAGATTTTGAGGTATGGATGGATGTCTAATTCTGAATGTGTATTATTTCTTCTTATAACTTTTTGTTTTAAGTTTCTGTTCTGACATGAATATTTTTTATTCATTACTCTGGATTCAGGCAACAGCTCTACAAAATGAAGAGATGCTAGATAAACTTAGTGTCTCTTTGACTGGAGAGGAGCTTGAGATTTTAGAGAAGCTATATCATCAAGCTATGAAACTTGAAGTAGATTTCATCATTAATAGCGGACTGCCAATTCCTCAGAAAGATGTAGTCCCTTTGTCTCGGGTGCATGACTTTACCGACTGCCATCTTACCATACTTTGCGACTTTGACTTGGCATGCACTACTTTCGATTCCTCTGCCATATTAGCAGAGATTGCCATCAGAACAGTACCAAAGGCTGAAACTTATGGATCTGAAACCCAACTTGTCCGGTTGTCTTCAGCAGACTTAAAGAGCACATGGGATATTCTTTCCACCCAATATACAGAAGAGTTTGAAAAATGTGTAGAAACCATCGTGACCAGCAAGAAAGGTTTGTTCACTAATTGATATTAGAAATGTATTTTGATTTATGTCTTCATAGGTAACATGGCATGAAAAGATTGTGTTCCTAAAATTTTTCAGTGCAAGGATTCCATTATGAAGATCTATGCAGTGCCCTTGAACAACTTGCGGAGTTTGAGAGACAGGCAAATGAAAGGGTGGTTCAGTCAGGAGTGCTAAAGGGTTTAAATCTAGATGATATAAAACGGGCTGGCCAGGCTCTTATTCTTCAGGATGGTTGTAGAAGCTTCTTTCAGAAGATTGTGAAATATGAAAACCTTAAAAGCGATGTTCATGTACTTTCATACTGCTGGTGTAGTGACCTCATTGTATCAGCTTTTTCTTCAGGTATTACTACCTGGAAGATGCATTTCTGCTTGCACTTATTTCATTTAAGAGCTATCATTTCATTGTTAATGCAATTTGGCCCTCTTAGGTTCAAATTTCAATCAAAtatcatgaaattcattttggtttCCATTGCGCAGGAGATCTAAATGCCTTGAGTGTACACTCAAACGAATTGGCTTATGATGAATCGGTTACCACTGGGGAAATTATTAAGAAATTGGAGTCTCCAATGGAAAAGCTTCAAGCTTTCACTGGCATCCTAAAGGGTCCCTGCAGGAGTAGTGAAGACGAGCACAAGCAATTGACAGTTTACATTGGAGGATCAGTTGGTGACTTTCTTTGCCTCCTTCAAGCAGATATTGGTATTGTAATCGGCTCAAGTTCATGCCTAAGGAGACTAGGTGATCATTTTGGTGTTTCTTTTGTCCCATTGTTCTCTGGCTTGGTGAAGAGGCAGAGACAACTTGCTGCCGATGAAGAAGGTTCCTCTCAATGGAAGCCACTGTCTGGCACTCTGTATACAGTCTCTAGCTGGGCCGAAATACATGCATTCATTTTAGGTACATAAGCACCTCCCCCTCTTAATCTTTTCTTATTGTTAAAACATACCCAAAGAGAAATTCGTGGTAGTAGCTAGACTATATGTAGACAGTTGGTGGCCAAGTTTTAATTTCAGTGCCACCGGCCATACATTTTTCGTTTCTCCTTAGTAACTGCCAGAGAAAAACCATAAAATCTCAGTAGCATCACATTGAGAGTTGGTGTCGAGAAAGATCTCACTGGAAACTTTCTGacaggagagagaaagagaagaagagtaGTAGTATGAATTTGTTTGTCTATAAATTTTGTATATCACAGATTCTCTATTCTTTTTACCCACATCATTGCTTCTGATGATATATCTTCCAGAAGCGTTTCGGAAATTATTGGGTatactttgtgattttgtggATCATATTATATACTGTTGCATTGATTCAACTTTGCTTTTTCCTCGAGAAAGATTATGAAATACAGATACATTACTTTTATCAAAATTATTTGAAAGAAGGAAGATGGTACCTTAAGTTTGTCTGGCATTTGATCTTGGGCTTGTTGTTGGACTGTTGTGGGTCTTTCTTAGGCTAAGAGTGTCCAaatatatcaaccaagaaagATTAATCATCATTATTATAACAGGAGAACTGGAGTATATTAGTTTTGTGGAAGGTTTAAAATTTTGATTCGAATTTCCAGTGTTGATTGAAAGTTTGATAAACATCGTTCAGTATTGGTAAATTAAACACTAATCTCGAAGATATTTTCAATTTCGgttatatctatatctatactattattaagagaagaggctttgttagccaaaattaaatttttttgacagaaatgaccctaaaacattaaaatactttgagaattaattaaatcacaagggccattatgacaattataaattatatttttattaacaaaaataaacaaaataaatcccacAAATTCCACTTTTCTCTTCCACCAgcctctctctgcaataactgttttcatccattgtctttttttttctgaaaagaaaaatacttacacatgctctgcatgtgtagaGAAATGCtagttattattaagagaagagggtttgttagccaagATCTAGAATTTTGATAGAAAATATcatagaagattaataaactttgagaattaattaaattaaaagcataattaagacatttataaaatatatttttattaaaaaaataaacaaaaaaagtatccacaatccacttttctctctccattATTTTTTCTCGTGAAGAAATGCTGGTATCAATAAGGTCAGTTATGAAAAATTTTGTCGAAATTAAGATAATTAGAAGAAATTTGAACCCTTGCTTTTGGTATATATCTCGTTAACCAAAAAACTAAAAATCTTAAGAAAAGGTGCAACCATCTGGCGGTTTCACCGTCATTCGATTGGTTCGATACTCGCCAAATCAAAGCAATGATTCTCAACCTTAAGAACAAGGCAATGATTGTGAACCCATCAACTGAAGCATCAAAATACTGTTTTCCCTTAATCCAGAACCAGGAGGAGGAAAACACTGGTTTAGACTTATAGAGTCAAAGACCCAAAGGCCATGAACTGGCATAGTAGGTCTAGCTTAGTGCTAAGCACTAGGATTTCAATCCAGATTAGTGTACCTAATCAAATCAAAAATGGGTCCCAGAAACGCATGGGACCCCAACTCATGCATGTGCCACACGTGTAGCAGACACCAGCACCAGTGATCTTTACCATCATGAAAGGTTGGCTTTGGTGTGCTTCAGCATAAAGCCATGTGAAAGCACGTAAGCACCcataacccttcttcttcttccttccctCCCAAATTTAGGGTTCAATTTACAGATCCAATTGAATTAATTCACACCCCTAAAATCCCTTAATCCTCAGCATTTAGCCAActctttgttcttcttcttcttctctctccaatAATAGGGTGGAGGCACTTCCCAGGGAAGCTGCTTTTTCACATGGCCTCCCTCCCCATCTGGTTCTTAATTTAGCAGAATAGTACAGCCATTGTTATAAACTATAGTGCCACTATGTGACATTATCAATTATTTTAAATTGGACCAGGTCTACATGTGCATGTGAAACTAGGCAGATTATGAACAAAGGGAGCCAGGGgggaaaggaaaaacaaagaatTTAATCTGATGCAGAAATGGTAGTTGGTGGCCTGACCTCTGAGATCACCATTCATAATGTGCACATAACTTTCTTTcatttcctcctcctccttgaaTCTGATCCTCCCCTTTTGTACGGTGTTTTCTCTTTTCAGTTCAATCACCTGGGGGCACCACATTTTCTCCCATTAAATTAAGTCGCATCATATTTGTCCACatattttccttctttcttaAGCAAGAATGCACgcacagaaaaacaaaaataattttgCTTCTAAAAACCATTGAATCATTTTCAAAAATCATTTTCCAATTGAATCATTTTGCAGATTCCTTCTTTTAAGACGTCTCATtgtagtctaaaaaaaaaaatcatatcaaTAATTATCTAGTCGATCAATTAATTATCActatttttatttcaatttcatACAAATGAATATCTTGTAGATATTATATAGACTAATAACCGAACATATCTTGATATGATTGATTTTTTGTTAAAACTACGTACAAAAAGCGAAGATGAATGCTTTTGATTTTTTGAATTACCCTCCACTTGATATTCAAATATAAGGGTATATTTAGACTGGGGACACTAACACGGACATAGGAAACCTACCCTGCAAATTAACATATAGGTATGGCCCCCAGTCAAATGTGTGTTTTTAAAATTGGATCAgagttttttgtctttgttttaaTGTTTTGGTTCACCCTGTAACATGCTAAGATTCCCTCATATCAATCATGAGGAATAATTGACATGTTCATCGAATTATCGAGTCTAATTAACCATATAACCTAGTAGATAATGGGTACTATGAACTGGCGGTGCTTTTATATTGTTTCATCCACAAACTGGAAAAACGAAACTTCAAAAAGTACTCTGCAGTACATAAAATTTAGAAACTTAACAAACTAGCTAGTAGCTAGTAACAACCATCATTTGGGTTTGATGTTACCGTATACACACGTTTTGTACTTCTTCTTTTAATTGATTCAATCATGAAACCCAAATCTTTGTCATACTTAGAAGTTACCCTTTCCAAGTAGAAAAACCTAGGATCATGGGAAGTTGGGAACCCATATCATTCAAGCATGTTGGTTATATTTCCATATCTTTGTGTGAGGCTTAAGATATAGTGGCTTTTAAGAAAAACCTGTACAATTAATGTTCTTGGTGTTTTGAACATAAAAGATGTGGAACATTTCCTTTTCTTATATAAACCGATTGATGAAAAAACTAACGGTATTTAAAAGTTAACAGACTTGATCAAATATTCCAAACGTGAATAATAAATACAAAACTCTCGACATTTGATATGCATTCAGGTGAAATGATATGTATAATAAATATACAATTTGGAGGTCTTCAACtttgaaagtccaaaacaaTTGCCTCATTTTGCTATGTGAAGATATATGAAATGTCTAAAGAAAGCATGAGAgtattcaaaattttagatacCTGAAATGGGAAATAAAACCCTCCACATTCCATGTGAATAGTATTCAAATGAAATAATATGTACCATCCAGAACAGACTTGGAGGTCTTAAATTTTGAGCGTCCAAGATGAATGCATCATAATCAGGAGACGAAAACAGAAGGATTGATTAAATAGGGTTCTGGTCAATTGACTCTTTTGCTTTGAATTGGGAATATGTGATCCATTTTTCATTGGGATCAACACTTACCCAAATCCCAAGACCAGTTATGAACATAGGGTTACAGAAAAAATAGTATTAACAGTGAAGAAGGAGAGAATTACCTGAAATTTACCTTATTATTTTTTGTGATTATGATAACTGACTACTCTCAAGTTGACTATACAGGATATAAAAGATgacagagaagaagaaagaagcacTGCATGAGAGAGCCTATACCACATTCTCTCCCATGTTTGGTGTCGGAGAAACTTCCAATGAGTCCAAAACCCTCACAGCTGTTCCTGCATTGCCCAAGATCTCACGAGCTAGCTCATCAACCAATTATTAGCAACTAATCAGTCACCCCAAAACCCAAAATTCAACCAATTATTTATATACCAACACATAATCTTCATCCAATCTTCTTTCCACTACTTCAGTTTCACTCTCTCTGTCTAACTCTAGCAGTTTCAGATTCTGAAAATGGTGGAAAATCAGACAGAGTAGCTCAGTAGCCAATTAGAAGAACCCACTATGAAGATTTtgctcatcttcttcttcttttactgTTCCATTGGTTTTGCTTCTTATGGTTCTGCTGCTGTGGCTAACAATGATGAAGCATCTGCCTTGCTTTCACTAAAAGCAGGTCTGCTTGATCCATTGGAGAGTCTTAAGGATTGGAAAGTCCAATCTGGTCACTGTAACTGGACTGGTGTATGGTGCAATAGTCAGGGTCACGTCGAGAAGCTTGATCTCTCCCACATGAATCTCAGTGGTTCAGTCTCAGGTGACATCCAATGGCTCAAAAGTCTCACTAGTCTCAACTTGTGCTGCAGTGCATTCTCTTCATCATTGCCAAAATCCATGTCGAATCTCACAGCACTGAAGAGCCTTGATGTCAGCCAGAATTCCTTTGTTGGTGATTTTCCAGTGGGACTCGGAAGGGCGGATGGCTTGTCATATCTGAATGCTTCCAGCAACAACTTCTCGGGTTTTCTGCCCGAGGATCTTGGCAATGCCACAATGCTCGAGACTCTGGATCTTCGAGGGAGCTTCTTTGAAGGGGAGATTCCGAAGTCCTTCAGGAAGTTGCAGAAGCTGAAGTTTCTTGGCCTCTCTGGGAATAATCTCACAGGTCAAATCCCATCAGAGCTTGGGGAACTTTTGTCATTGGAGAGCATCATTCTTGGGTACAATGAATTTCAAGGTGGGATTCCATTGGAATTTGGAAATCTCACCAACTTGAAGTATCTTGACTTGGCAGTTGGCAATCTTAGTGGTGAGATTCCAACTGAGTTGGGGAAGCTGAAGCTACTAGAGACAGTGTTCTTGTACAAGAACAACTTTGAAGGTAGAATCCCACCTCAAATCGGCAGCATTCCTTCGTTGCAGCTGCTTGATCTCTCCGATAACAAGTTATCAGGTGAAATCCCAGCTGAGATAGGTGAGCTGAAGAATCTGCAGCTTCTAAATCTCATGTGCAATAAGTTGTcaggttcagtaccattgggACTTGGAAACTTGACTCAGTTAGTGGTTCTTGAGCTGTGGAACAATTCTTTATCAGGCTCTTTACCAAGTGATCTTGGTAAAAATGCTCCATTGGTGTGGTTGGATATATCATCCAACTCATTCTCCGGTGAGATTCCAGCGACATTGTGCAATAAAGGCAATCTCACCAAGCTCATCCTCTTCAACAATGCCTTCACAGGTTCAATTCCAGTTGGCTTGTCAACCTGTGCTTCACTTGTTCGTGTCCGAATGCAGAACAATCTTCTTTCAGGGACAATCCCAGTTGGTCTCGGCAAGCTTGGGAGGCTTCAAAGGTTAGAATTGGCTAACAACAATCTCACTGGTGCAATCCCAGATGACATTTCTTCTTCTACTTCAATTTCTTTCATTGATCTCTCTCGAAACCACCTCCATTCTTCTGTTCCTTCAACAATTCTCTCTGCTCCAAGTTTGCAAACCTTCATGGCCTCGAATAATTTCTTAGTAGGAGAGCTTCCAGACCAGTTCCAGGACTGTCCTTCACTTTCTGTGCTTGATCTTTCATCAAACAGTTTCTCTGGAACCATTCCAGCAAGCATTGCTTCATGTGAGAGATTGGTGAATTTGAATCTTGCCAACAACCAATTAACTGGTGAAATCCCAAAGTCAATTGCCATGATGCCCACATTGTCCATTTTGGACTTGTCCAACAACTCTCTCACTGGTGGAATACCAGAAAATTTCGGAATCTCTCCAGCCTTGGAAACTCTCAATGTCTCATACAACAAGCTAGAGGGTGCTGTCCCGGCAAATGGTGTGCTTAGAACAATAAACCCGAGTGATCTTGTAGGCAATGCTGGTCTCTGCGGTGGTGTCCTCCCTCCTTGTGCCCGAAATCCAGCATTGGAATCGAGGCATAGGAGCTTGCACACTAAGAATATTATTGCAGGATGGGTGATTGGCATTTCATCAGCTTTAGCAGTTGGAATTGCACTTTTTGGTGCAAGGTCTCTTTACAAGAGGTGGTATTCGAATGGAAGTTGCTTCGAAGATAGATTCGATGTGGGAAATGGAGAATGGCCATGGAGATTAATGGCATTCCAGAGGCTTGGTTTCACAAGTGCTGACATTTTGGCTTGTGTGAAGGAATCAAATGTGATTGGAATGGGAGCTACTGGCATTGTCTATAAGGCTGAGATAACAAGATCAAACACAGTTGTTGCAGTTAAGAAGTTGTGGAGACCAGCAACAGATGTTGAAACTGGAAGCAGTGGTGATCTAGTGGGGGAAGTGAATCTCTTGGGGAAGCTAAGGCATCGAAACATTGTTCGGTTACTAGGATTTCTGAACAATGATACCAATTTGATGATTATATATGAGTTTATGAGCAATGGCAGCCTTGGAGAAGCCCTTCATGGCAAGCAAGCTGCAAGGTTGCTTGTAGATTGGGTTACAAGATATAACATAGCAGTCGGAGTTGCGCAAGGTCTTGCTTATCTCCACCATGATTGTCACCCACCAGTCATTCATAGAGACATCAAGTCCAATAACATACTACTCGATGCAAACCTTGAGGCTAGGATTGCAGATTTCGGGTTGGCAAGGATGATGGTCCGAACAAATGAGACAGTTTCCATGGTGGCTGGTTCATACGGCTACATTGCCCCTGGTGAGTTTCACATCTTAATCTTGTGTCATGTTTCCTTGCATGTTATGTTGTCAAACTGTTAATTGAATCGTGAATAATTCGTTATATAAAGTTTCTGTAACTTTTTCCTCACTAACATTGTAATTTTGTGACTTTTGATCAGAATATGGATACACATTGAAGGTTGATGAGAAGATTGACATCTACAGCTATGGTGTGGTTCTATTGGAGCTTCTAACAGGAAAGAGGCCATTAGACCCTGAGTTTGGAGAGTCGGTAGACATCGTGGAATGGATTCGAAGGAAGATTAGGGACAACAAATGTTTAGAAGAAGTATTAGACCCCAGTGTAGGAAATTGCAAGCATGTTCAAGAAGAGATGCTCTTAGTCCTTAGAATAGCACTTGTTTGCACTACCAAGCTTCCCAAGGACAGACCCTCCATGAGAGATGTCATATCCATGCTTGGAGAGGCTAAGCCTCGACGGAAAAGCAGTAGCAACAACAATGATGCATATGCAACTAACAAAGACCAGCCAGTCTTTAGTACCTCACCTGTAAATGGTCTTCTATAGGGACAGAATTATGAGTTCCCTATTTGGTCAtcattattttgatttttcaagTTGTATGTAAGATTAAGATTGCATTTTTGTTAATGTTTGTAATCAGTGGTTCGTATTTGTGTATGAAGAAAGAGGATTGTAACCAGAGAATATTGTACCCATTACCAGAATAACAACAACGTTCAACATAAGCCTTGAGCTTAATTTTCTCTAAACTTGCTTACAATTTATAAAGGGAACCCATCAAATATATTCCTTCTTACAAACACAAATATATCAGGATCCTAACTGATAGAGACAAAACTTAAGACAATTGAAGCAACATCAGATGAAATACtttgatcttcaattgcaactCTAGTCCTCTTCCCATAAACAATCTTTCCTTGAGCACCCAGATTCGCCTTGAGAGGATTCTCACTCATATTCTCTTtaaggagatttctcctcacccagattcccCTTGAGGAGACTACTCCTCACCCATCGCCTTGAGGGGATCTATTAGTACATTTCCTGACTACAAATCATTTTAAAAATTTTACACCCACAAAAACTCCATTATATATGTTTCTGTATGAATAACcgagttatttttttttctctagtcAGATTTTACATATATCTCTTCATTTTTCTCTAATCAAATTTGACAATATCAAAGAAATTTcaccaaaatagaaaaaaataaaatatttttcttgTCTAATATATCAATCACTCGAAAAATATATCTGGAGATATATCGACAGATATTTCAAACGCTACACCAAGTCACTTCATGCACTTTGTTTTTTTACTCCTTAAGGTCAGCTCCGCTAATATGTACAAATTTTAGTtttgttgtaaatcattatggctatatcatgtaaatagatatagggtaaatcattatgttgttataggcttaccctttccatgttttatggatgactttaggaatccttgttttatggaggactttaggggtccttgttttatggaggactttaggctacatgttccctatcttccactatatgtagtccatttctcatccatgttatgagatgaatacagaaaatactacactccttctctgcatctaaactctctctctctctcaagttctttgaagcaaagctctctccattttctgcatgaaacactttctatgttcgttttacaacacgttatcagcacgactagcTCTAGGATTTGGATTGCCGATCgacaagagaagaggtgaataactcttgggttgcagaaaagaagaggttcatcattcaatcaacatcaatctaccagctctacaaccaagtatgtttttccaagcaaaaacagattttactgtttcagtttaccttctgtcctctgtgttcccgtatttatttaaaatagtaattcaactccaaaattcaccaaattttgtatgctagagcctctgtgtgtttactgcatctctataatttttcatatttttctgggttgttttggttgggattttggtttgtttttcgactgctattcagtagaagctgcaatcacgatttatgacttttattgaagcatctagtttaacttaatcatctatgagagacacttatttctcttgcactataattggcataatggaatgagtaaaaggaaaatcaatagctttttaatttagctattaattcatgtatattgtgacaaatatctataaatacttgtttggactttgtgataatgatacatctttccttcattatttattatgataatgttttgtggtgttacctgctcatattaaatt is a genomic window containing:
- the LOC133741275 gene encoding MDIS1-interacting receptor like kinase 1; this encodes MKILLIFFFFYCSIGFASYGSAAVANNDEASALLSLKAGLLDPLESLKDWKVQSGHCNWTGVWCNSQGHVEKLDLSHMNLSGSVSGDIQWLKSLTSLNLCCSAFSSSLPKSMSNLTALKSLDVSQNSFVGDFPVGLGRADGLSYLNASSNNFSGFLPEDLGNATMLETLDLRGSFFEGEIPKSFRKLQKLKFLGLSGNNLTGQIPSELGELLSLESIILGYNEFQGGIPLEFGNLTNLKYLDLAVGNLSGEIPTELGKLKLLETVFLYKNNFEGRIPPQIGSIPSLQLLDLSDNKLSGEIPAEIGELKNLQLLNLMCNKLSGSVPLGLGNLTQLVVLELWNNSLSGSLPSDLGKNAPLVWLDISSNSFSGEIPATLCNKGNLTKLILFNNAFTGSIPVGLSTCASLVRVRMQNNLLSGTIPVGLGKLGRLQRLELANNNLTGAIPDDISSSTSISFIDLSRNHLHSSVPSTILSAPSLQTFMASNNFLVGELPDQFQDCPSLSVLDLSSNSFSGTIPASIASCERLVNLNLANNQLTGEIPKSIAMMPTLSILDLSNNSLTGGIPENFGISPALETLNVSYNKLEGAVPANGVLRTINPSDLVGNAGLCGGVLPPCARNPALESRHRSLHTKNIIAGWVIGISSALAVGIALFGARSLYKRWYSNGSCFEDRFDVGNGEWPWRLMAFQRLGFTSADILACVKESNVIGMGATGIVYKAEITRSNTVVAVKKLWRPATDVETGSSGDLVGEVNLLGKLRHRNIVRLLGFLNNDTNLMIIYEFMSNGSLGEALHGKQAARLLVDWVTRYNIAVGVAQGLAYLHHDCHPPVIHRDIKSNNILLDANLEARIADFGLARMMVRTNETVSMVAGSYGYIAPEYGYTLKVDEKIDIYSYGVVLLELLTGKRPLDPEFGESVDIVEWIRRKIRDNKCLEEVLDPSVGNCKHVQEEMLLVLRIALVCTTKLPKDRPSMRDVISMLGEAKPRRKSSSNNNDAYATNKDQPVFSTSPVNGLL
- the LOC133738181 gene encoding bifunctional TH2 protein, mitochondrial-like, whose translation is MVDEAGLARRLWIKFKDDSVFALYTPFFVGLASATLDSHTFRHFVAQDLHFLKAFAQAYELAEDCADDDDDKAGIRALRKRVLQRLQLHDKLIRDWGIEVPDEGVSNDAATKYTDFLLATASGKVEGGRVPGKIATPFEKTKLAAYTLAAVAPFMRLYAYISNEIQGILDPDDNSHIYRRWIDSFSSKDFEATALQNEEMLDKLSVSLTGEELEILEKLYHQAMKLEVDFIINSGLPIPQKDVVPLSRVHDFTDCHLTILCDFDLACTTFDSSAILAEIAIRTVPKAETYGSETQLVRLSSADLKSTWDILSTQYTEEFEKCVETIVTSKKVQGFHYEDLCSALEQLAEFERQANERVVQSGVLKGLNLDDIKRAGQALILQDGCRSFFQKIVKYENLKSDVHVLSYCWCSDLIVSAFSSGDLNALSVHSNELAYDESVTTGEIIKKLESPMEKLQAFTGILKGPCRSSEDEHKQLTVYIGGSVGDFLCLLQADIGIVIGSSSCLRRLGDHFGVSFVPLFSGLVKRQRQLAADEEGSSQWKPLSGTLYTVSSWAEIHAFILGT